The following coding sequences lie in one Azospirillum humicireducens genomic window:
- a CDS encoding sensor histidine kinase, with protein MGVGLDWGTILVVALTYLSALFAIAHWADRREAAGRSVIASPTIFALSLAVYCTTWTFYGSVGRAATLGIGFLPVYLGPTLLMLLAPLLLRKVLRIAKAQRITSIADFLASRYGHSPLLGGLVALTATVGVTPYIALQLKAVAVSFDALTGGGLEASPAPFLDQGFLIAAVMALFAIVFGARQIDAAEHHPGLVAAIALESLVKLVAFLAVGIFVVWGLHGGLDNLFSAASAVPDLARLFGGDIALEGAASGVWVTTTILSAAAMLCLPRQFQVMVIESVDERQLDRAVWLFPLYLLLINLFVLPVALSGLLTFGGRVDPDLFVVALPLHGGAEWLALLAFLGGLSAAAGMIVVETVALSTMLCNNLVVPVLLRVRPAVLARSADPAPVLLMVRRVAIVAILLFGYGYYRLAGSAYALVSIGLISFAAVAQFAPALIGGLHWRGATRRGAIAGVAAGTLVWAYTLLLPSFARSGWLPASFIADGPWSIAALRPYALFGLEGWDPLAHALFWSALANIGAYVGLSLFDRPGAVERAQAAAFVDVFEPTPAAMPPISPADWRNAASVGDLARVVARFLGLQRAEQAFAGADPDEPAGPERLRLAERLLAGAIGGASARVALASSVSAGAVEAAELLRMLDETSDVIAHSRQLELKTAELERATDALRAANEQLTELDRLKDEFLSTVTHELRTPLTSIRALSEILHDDRELEPEQRQEFLAVIIKESERLTRLINQVLDMAKIEAGALDWRIERIDPAALLAQAVAATEALFLERGIALSVDIPGNLPPVRGDEDRVIQVVVNLLSNAAKFTPTGGRTRLEAKPDGDMLRIAVIDSGPGVLPKDRDIVFERFRQAGDMLTGKPAGTGLGLAIAKRIIEHLGGRIGVEDATAGLSAESGKGAAFWFTLPFVGPHSAQPFNAKSEA; from the coding sequence ATGGGCGTCGGACTCGATTGGGGCACGATCCTGGTCGTGGCGCTGACCTATCTGTCCGCCCTGTTCGCCATCGCCCATTGGGCCGACCGGCGGGAAGCGGCGGGACGCAGCGTCATCGCGTCGCCCACCATCTTCGCCCTGTCGCTGGCGGTCTACTGCACGACCTGGACCTTCTACGGCTCGGTCGGGCGGGCGGCGACGCTGGGGATCGGCTTCCTGCCGGTCTATCTCGGCCCCACCCTGCTGATGCTGCTGGCCCCGCTGCTGCTGCGCAAGGTCCTGCGCATCGCCAAGGCGCAGCGCATCACCTCCATCGCCGATTTCCTGGCAAGCCGCTACGGCCACAGTCCCCTGCTGGGCGGGCTGGTGGCGTTGACCGCCACCGTCGGCGTCACCCCCTACATCGCCCTGCAGCTGAAAGCGGTCGCCGTCAGCTTCGACGCGCTGACCGGCGGCGGGCTGGAGGCGTCCCCGGCCCCCTTCCTGGACCAGGGATTCCTGATCGCCGCGGTGATGGCGCTGTTCGCCATCGTCTTCGGCGCCCGCCAGATCGACGCGGCGGAGCATCACCCCGGTCTGGTCGCGGCCATCGCTCTGGAATCGCTGGTGAAGCTGGTTGCCTTCCTGGCCGTGGGGATCTTCGTGGTCTGGGGCCTGCATGGCGGCCTGGACAACCTGTTCTCCGCGGCAAGCGCCGTCCCCGACCTTGCCCGGCTGTTCGGCGGCGACATCGCGCTGGAGGGAGCCGCCTCGGGCGTGTGGGTGACCACCACCATCCTGTCGGCAGCGGCAATGCTGTGCCTGCCGCGCCAGTTCCAGGTGATGGTCATCGAATCGGTGGACGAACGCCAGCTGGACCGCGCCGTCTGGCTGTTCCCGCTCTATCTGCTGCTGATCAACCTGTTCGTGCTGCCGGTGGCGCTGTCGGGACTGCTGACCTTCGGCGGACGGGTGGACCCCGACCTGTTCGTGGTCGCCCTGCCCCTGCATGGCGGGGCGGAGTGGCTGGCCCTGCTGGCCTTCCTTGGCGGACTGTCGGCGGCGGCGGGGATGATCGTGGTCGAGACGGTCGCGCTGTCGACCATGCTGTGCAACAACCTCGTGGTGCCGGTTCTGCTGCGCGTCCGGCCGGCGGTGCTTGCGCGCTCGGCCGATCCGGCGCCGGTGCTGCTGATGGTCCGGCGGGTCGCCATCGTCGCGATCCTGCTGTTCGGCTACGGCTATTACCGGCTGGCGGGATCGGCCTATGCGCTGGTGTCGATCGGACTGATCTCCTTCGCGGCGGTGGCACAGTTCGCCCCGGCCCTGATCGGCGGGCTCCACTGGCGCGGGGCGACCAGGCGCGGCGCCATCGCCGGGGTGGCGGCCGGCACGCTGGTCTGGGCCTATACGCTGCTGCTGCCCAGCTTCGCGCGGTCGGGCTGGCTGCCGGCCAGCTTCATCGCCGACGGGCCTTGGAGCATCGCGGCGCTGCGGCCCTATGCGCTGTTCGGGTTGGAGGGCTGGGATCCGCTGGCCCATGCCCTGTTCTGGAGCGCCCTTGCCAACATCGGCGCCTATGTCGGGCTGTCGCTGTTCGACCGGCCCGGCGCGGTGGAGCGGGCCCAGGCGGCGGCCTTCGTCGATGTGTTCGAACCGACGCCCGCCGCCATGCCGCCCATATCGCCCGCGGACTGGCGCAACGCCGCCAGTGTCGGCGACCTCGCCCGCGTGGTCGCCCGCTTCCTCGGGCTGCAGCGTGCCGAGCAGGCCTTCGCCGGTGCCGACCCGGACGAGCCGGCGGGACCGGAGCGTCTCCGGCTCGCCGAACGGCTGCTGGCCGGCGCCATCGGCGGGGCCTCGGCGCGGGTGGCGCTCGCCTCGTCTGTCTCGGCGGGGGCGGTGGAGGCGGCGGAGCTTCTGCGCATGCTGGACGAGACCAGCGACGTCATCGCCCACAGCCGCCAGCTGGAGTTGAAGACGGCGGAGCTGGAGCGCGCCACCGACGCGCTGCGCGCCGCCAACGAGCAGCTGACCGAGCTGGACAGGCTGAAGGACGAGTTCCTGTCCACCGTGACGCACGAGCTGCGCACGCCGCTGACCTCGATTCGCGCCCTCAGCGAAATCCTGCATGACGATCGTGAGCTGGAACCCGAACAGCGGCAGGAGTTCCTGGCCGTCATCATCAAGGAGAGCGAGCGGCTGACCCGCCTGATCAACCAGGTGCTCGACATGGCGAAGATCGAGGCCGGCGCGCTCGACTGGCGGATCGAGCGTATCGATCCGGCCGCCCTGCTGGCCCAGGCCGTGGCGGCGACCGAGGCGCTGTTCCTGGAACGCGGCATCGCGCTCTCGGTGGACATCCCGGGCAACCTGCCACCGGTGCGCGGCGACGAGGACCGGGTGATCCAGGTGGTGGTGAACCTGCTGTCCAACGCCGCGAAGTTCACGCCCACCGGTGGGCGGACCCGGCTGGAGGCCAAGCCGGACGGAGACATGCTGCGAATCGCGGTGATCGACAGCGGGCCCGGCGTCTTGCCCAAGGACCGCGACATCGTGTTCGAGCGTTTCCGCCAGGCCGGCGACATGCTGACCGGCAAGCCGGCCGGCACCGGGCTGGGACTCGCCATCGCCAAGCGCATCATCGAGCATCTGGGCGGCAGAATCGGGGTGGAGGACGCCACCGCCGGATTGAGCGCCGAATCGGGCAAGGGAGCCGCCTTCTGGTTCACCCTGCCGTTTGTGGGACCGCATTCCGCGCAGCCGTTCAACGCGAAGTCCGAAGCGTAG
- a CDS encoding response regulator, which translates to MGKILVVDDERDVETLIMQRFRRAVRAGELEFLFAHDGQEALETLRARPDIDMVLSDINMPGMDGLTLLDHLPQVNADIRAVMVSAYGDLGNVRAAMNRGAFDFIIKPIDFSDLEATIHKTLEACRAVRRLRDALQETRTAEAASRAQAARLRRVLDGSPIGVSIITEAGELLYCNQRCVELFGVPAEAMQQRCSPTLFRHVLERLPDRAPGSVAPSDEIHYVREDGRTVWMAMSVDRTSYENQPVFIVWLYDITERKVQAEALRSAKESAEQALADLERMQSHLIRAEKMTVIAQLIAAVAHEINTPVGIALTAATHLQAASEAIITTFNGGQLRKSDFQDYVGTASEVSTLLVANIERAAALIQSLKLVTEGKASSPRSRVGLRDYLSDIVLAVQVQPAAAGHELVLDCPDGLALDTYPGALTEVLLALLTNAFAHAFEPEPASMAAMDGVGAGAMAGGGVDGPEDGPDDGSNRRGRVMVSVRLLGNERVELSVSDNGRGIPADIQPRLFQPFATSRRGSGSMGLGLYAVFNLVTGKLGGEIDIDSAPGHGTTVVLRLPLDAP; encoded by the coding sequence ATGGGAAAGATTCTGGTTGTCGACGACGAGAGGGACGTCGAAACGCTGATCATGCAGCGTTTCCGTCGCGCCGTCCGCGCCGGTGAACTGGAGTTCCTGTTTGCCCATGACGGGCAGGAGGCGCTGGAGACACTGCGCGCCCGGCCCGACATCGACATGGTGCTGAGCGACATCAACATGCCGGGGATGGACGGGCTGACTCTGCTCGATCATCTGCCCCAGGTGAATGCCGACATCCGTGCGGTGATGGTCTCGGCCTATGGCGATCTCGGCAATGTGCGGGCGGCGATGAACCGCGGCGCCTTCGACTTCATCATCAAGCCGATCGATTTCAGCGACCTGGAAGCCACCATCCACAAGACGCTGGAGGCCTGCCGCGCCGTGCGGCGGCTGCGCGACGCCTTGCAGGAGACGCGGACGGCCGAAGCGGCATCGCGCGCCCAGGCCGCCCGCCTGCGCCGGGTGCTGGACGGCAGCCCCATCGGCGTGTCGATCATCACCGAAGCCGGGGAGCTGCTCTACTGCAACCAGCGTTGCGTCGAGCTGTTCGGCGTGCCGGCGGAGGCGATGCAGCAGCGCTGCTCCCCCACCCTGTTCCGCCATGTGCTGGAAAGGCTGCCGGACCGGGCGCCGGGATCAGTGGCGCCGTCGGACGAAATCCACTATGTGCGCGAGGATGGGCGGACGGTGTGGATGGCGATGTCCGTCGACCGCACCTCTTACGAAAACCAGCCGGTCTTCATCGTCTGGTTATACGACATCACCGAGCGCAAGGTGCAGGCGGAGGCGCTGCGCAGCGCCAAGGAATCGGCCGAACAGGCCCTGGCCGACCTGGAGCGCATGCAGTCCCATCTGATCCGGGCGGAGAAGATGACGGTGATCGCCCAGCTGATCGCCGCGGTCGCGCACGAGATCAACACCCCCGTCGGCATCGCGCTGACCGCCGCCACCCATCTGCAGGCGGCGTCGGAAGCGATCATCACGACCTTCAACGGCGGACAGCTGCGCAAGAGCGATTTCCAGGACTATGTCGGCACCGCCAGCGAGGTTTCCACCCTGCTGGTCGCCAACATCGAGCGCGCCGCAGCGCTGATCCAGAGCCTGAAGCTGGTGACGGAGGGCAAGGCCAGTTCGCCGCGCAGCCGCGTCGGCTTGCGCGACTACCTGTCGGACATTGTGCTGGCGGTGCAGGTGCAGCCGGCCGCCGCCGGGCACGAGCTTGTGCTGGACTGCCCGGACGGGCTGGCGCTCGACACCTATCCAGGTGCCTTGACCGAGGTGCTTCTGGCGCTGCTGACCAACGCCTTCGCCCATGCCTTCGAGCCGGAGCCCGCCTCCATGGCCGCCATGGATGGCGTCGGCGCCGGTGCCATGGCCGGTGGCGGAGTCGATGGTCCGGAAGATGGGCCGGATGACGGTTCGAACCGCCGGGGTCGGGTCATGGTGTCGGTCCGGCTGCTTGGCAATGAGCGGGTCGAGCTGTCCGTGTCCGACAACGGCCGCGGCATCCCGGCTGACATCCAGCCACGGCTGTTCCAGCCCTTCGCCACCAGCCGGCGTGGATCGGGCAGCATGGGGTTGGGGCTCTATGCGGTATTCAACCTCGTCACCGGCAAGCTGGGCGGCGAGATCGACATCGACAGCGCTCCCGGACACGGCACGACCGTTGTCCTGCGTCTGCCGCTGGACGCTCCCTGA
- a CDS encoding PAS domain-containing sensor histidine kinase, with protein sequence MDELNDRPIPPPQSVDEALDNAHRYRALLIETMPGLIVHRNGRVLYCNTALANLLGYPTTREILALSNVLSIVPEDALHAEEKAYARCLGGQLRLEARRVKRYRADSSLQWFDQLLETVEWADGPAIMEMLTQMRPHPANADLPRQGQLLQAAIDAMPNGVLMLDKDLRLEGANSEYFRLWDYPPGMFPPGTPVSATLDYNHSRGDYGDVPRHETIQALCAKLRVKGVANAEREVPNGRTLDIRTAPRADGGYVITQYDITDRKRIETELREAKERAESILRELRETQQQLIVQEKMASLGQLTAGIAHELKNPLNFVNNFADLSGELLDELLAFLNPLKSGLPSEAGIEVDALIKDLQSNLRKIGEHGKRADRIVKSMLDHSRGGGGEWQSVDLNALVDEALMLSYQASRTQDSSFNATLERDFDPTLGELDLVPQDISRVLVNLYTNSFYALRRRQLICGDPQYSPTLKVATQGRSDDAEIRIRDNGIGIPPSLIEKIFTPFFTTKPAGEGTGLGLSLSYDIVVHQHRGHFDVSSIENQYSEFVISLPRKSVAANPGERRKP encoded by the coding sequence ATGGACGAGCTTAACGATCGGCCGATTCCCCCTCCCCAGTCGGTGGATGAGGCATTGGACAATGCCCATCGCTACCGCGCATTGCTGATCGAGACGATGCCGGGCCTGATCGTTCACCGCAACGGCCGCGTGCTCTATTGCAACACCGCGCTGGCCAATCTTCTCGGTTATCCGACGACACGCGAAATCCTGGCATTGTCGAACGTGCTGTCCATCGTGCCGGAGGACGCGCTCCATGCCGAAGAAAAGGCCTATGCCCGATGCCTTGGCGGCCAGCTGCGGCTGGAGGCCCGTCGGGTAAAGCGTTACCGCGCCGATTCCAGCCTACAGTGGTTCGACCAGCTGCTGGAAACGGTGGAGTGGGCAGACGGTCCGGCGATCATGGAAATGCTGACCCAGATGCGTCCCCATCCGGCGAACGCCGATCTGCCGCGCCAGGGGCAATTGCTTCAGGCCGCGATCGACGCCATGCCCAACGGCGTCCTGATGCTGGACAAGGATTTGCGGCTGGAGGGTGCAAACAGCGAATATTTCAGACTTTGGGACTATCCTCCGGGAATGTTCCCTCCGGGCACGCCAGTATCCGCGACTCTGGACTACAACCACAGCCGGGGAGATTATGGCGACGTTCCCCGACATGAAACGATCCAGGCCCTGTGCGCGAAGCTGCGCGTCAAGGGCGTGGCCAATGCCGAGCGGGAGGTGCCGAACGGTCGAACTCTGGATATCCGAACCGCTCCACGCGCCGACGGCGGGTACGTCATCACTCAATATGACATCACCGATCGGAAGCGGATCGAAACCGAGCTGCGTGAAGCCAAGGAAAGAGCAGAGTCGATCCTGCGGGAACTGCGGGAAACCCAGCAGCAGTTGATCGTTCAGGAGAAAATGGCCTCTCTTGGCCAGCTCACGGCCGGAATCGCACACGAACTAAAGAACCCGCTGAATTTCGTCAATAATTTCGCCGACTTGAGCGGCGAGCTTCTCGATGAACTTCTCGCCTTCCTGAATCCGCTGAAATCAGGTCTTCCTTCCGAAGCCGGGATCGAGGTGGATGCCCTAATCAAGGATCTGCAAAGCAATCTGCGCAAGATCGGAGAGCACGGCAAACGGGCCGACCGCATCGTCAAGAGCATGCTCGATCATTCCCGTGGTGGCGGCGGCGAATGGCAATCCGTCGATCTCAACGCCTTGGTCGACGAAGCTCTTATGCTTTCCTATCAGGCAAGCAGAACCCAGGATTCCAGTTTCAATGCAACGCTTGAGCGGGACTTCGATCCGACATTGGGGGAACTGGACCTGGTGCCTCAGGACATTTCCCGTGTTCTGGTGAATTTGTACACCAACTCTTTTTATGCTCTCCGACGTCGGCAGCTCATCTGCGGCGACCCGCAATATTCTCCCACACTGAAAGTTGCCACCCAGGGACGCAGCGACGACGCAGAAATCAGGATTAGAGACAATGGAATTGGAATCCCGCCCTCTTTGATTGAGAAAATATTTACGCCATTCTTCACCACAAAGCCCGCCGGCGAAGGGACAGGTTTGGGTCTTTCCCTGAGTTATGACATCGTGGTACATCAACACAGGGGTCATTTCGATGTGTCCAGCATCGAAAACCAATACAGCGAGTTTGTGATTTCGCTGCCGCGCAAATCCGTGGCGGCCAATCCAGGGGAGCGGCGCAAACCATGA
- a CDS encoding response regulator yields the protein MTLGILVVDDEPDVEDLFRQRFRAELRRGELVLHFAVSAEQALRNLNEGLQPEAVLVLSDINMPGMSGLEFLQHVKANLPQVPVIVVTAYGDAENRRRALDIGATELVTKPVDFVALKKLVSSVIEQKFAA from the coding sequence ATGACATTGGGAATTCTCGTTGTAGACGATGAGCCGGATGTCGAGGATCTGTTTCGTCAACGTTTCCGTGCGGAACTGCGCAGGGGCGAACTGGTGTTGCACTTTGCGGTTTCGGCGGAACAGGCCCTGCGCAACCTTAACGAAGGGCTGCAGCCTGAGGCCGTGCTTGTTCTGAGCGACATCAACATGCCCGGAATGAGCGGACTTGAGTTCTTGCAGCATGTGAAAGCCAACCTGCCGCAAGTTCCGGTGATCGTGGTAACGGCCTATGGGGATGCGGAAAACCGCCGACGCGCCCTGGACATCGGCGCGACCGAACTGGTCACCAAACCCGTCGACTTCGTTGCCCTGAAAAAGCTGGTCAGCAGCGTGATCGAACAGAAATTCGCGGCCTGA
- the moeB gene encoding molybdopterin-synthase adenylyltransferase MoeB: MSLKDQRLSELRARIPEIAVSDVLGLQQSGAILIDVREEEETAVGIPAGALRLPRGFLELRIEEHVPDPARPLLLICAGGTRSLLAAEDLLHLGYADVRSVSGGFSAWKAAGLPVEVPPRLDAGQRERYRRHLTMPEVGEAGQHRLLRSSVALIGAGGLGSPVALYLAAAGVGRLTLIDDDRVERSNLQRQILHAESRLGQDKVESGRMALLDLNPTIEVQTRKQRVEAANVLDLLAGHDVVVDGSDNLPTRYLVNDACLRLGIPVVYGAIFRFEGQVSVFGGAAAPGERPCYRCLFPEPPPSEYAPSCAEAGVLGILPGVIGTIMAAETIKLLLTLGTSLSGRLLMYDGLRGEFNELAVPVDPDCPCCSGVNPELRDLSAVCGA; encoded by the coding sequence ATGAGCTTGAAGGACCAGAGGCTGAGCGAGTTGCGTGCCCGGATTCCGGAGATCGCCGTGTCCGACGTCCTCGGCCTGCAGCAGAGCGGTGCCATTCTGATCGACGTGCGGGAGGAAGAGGAGACGGCGGTCGGCATTCCTGCCGGGGCGTTGCGTTTGCCGCGCGGCTTTCTGGAACTGCGCATCGAGGAGCATGTGCCCGATCCGGCGCGTCCGCTCCTTCTGATCTGTGCCGGTGGAACGCGCTCCTTGCTGGCGGCCGAAGACCTGCTGCATTTGGGATATGCCGATGTGCGGTCGGTCAGCGGAGGCTTTTCCGCCTGGAAGGCCGCCGGGTTGCCGGTGGAGGTGCCGCCCCGCCTGGATGCCGGCCAGCGCGAACGTTACCGTCGTCATCTGACGATGCCGGAGGTCGGCGAAGCCGGTCAGCATCGCCTGCTGAGAAGCAGCGTGGCCTTGATCGGCGCCGGCGGATTGGGGTCGCCGGTCGCCCTGTATCTCGCCGCCGCCGGTGTGGGACGCCTGACGCTGATCGATGACGACCGGGTGGAGCGCAGCAATCTGCAGCGCCAGATCCTTCATGCGGAAAGCCGTCTGGGTCAGGACAAGGTGGAGAGCGGACGCATGGCGCTGCTCGACCTCAATCCGACCATCGAGGTTCAGACGCGGAAGCAACGCGTGGAGGCTGCCAACGTGCTCGATCTCCTGGCAGGGCATGATGTGGTGGTCGATGGCTCCGACAACCTGCCCACGCGCTATCTGGTGAACGACGCCTGCCTGCGCCTGGGAATCCCTGTCGTCTATGGCGCGATCTTCCGGTTCGAGGGACAGGTTTCCGTGTTCGGAGGGGCTGCCGCGCCGGGGGAGCGTCCCTGTTATCGCTGTCTGTTTCCGGAACCGCCGCCGTCGGAATATGCACCGTCCTGCGCCGAAGCCGGAGTTCTGGGAATTTTGCCGGGAGTCATCGGGACAATCATGGCCGCGGAGACGATCAAGCTTCTGCTCACTCTCGGGACTTCGCTGTCGGGGCGTCTGCTGATGTATGACGGGTTGCGCGGCGAATTCAACGAGCTTGCGGTGCCGGTGGATCCCGATTGTCCGTGCTGTTCCGGCGTTAATCCCGAACTGCGCGATCTGTCCGCCGTCTGTGGCGCATGA
- a CDS encoding MoaD/ThiS family protein, which translates to MTIRLPTPLRGFVGGRDQVAVPGGTVREVLLALTAGQDAFHERLFAADGELRRFVNVYLGRDDVRRLGGLETALPAGATLTVMVALAGG; encoded by the coding sequence GTGACAATCCGTTTGCCGACCCCGCTGCGTGGCTTCGTCGGCGGGCGGGATCAGGTGGCGGTGCCCGGCGGTACGGTGCGCGAGGTTTTGCTGGCGTTGACCGCCGGTCAGGATGCGTTCCACGAGCGCCTGTTCGCCGCCGACGGTGAATTGCGGCGCTTCGTGAACGTCTATCTCGGGCGTGACGATGTGCGCCGGTTGGGCGGACTTGAAACGGCCTTGCCGGCCGGCGCCACCCTGACGGTGATGGTTGCCCTGGCGGGTGGTTGA
- a CDS encoding TfuA-like protein — translation MTGASGKGGRMKICVFLGPTMAVEDARVILPDAVYLPPAAQADILSAMTIHRPDVIALIDGVFGQSLSVWHKEILFALSRGVAVYGASSMGALRAAECHGFGMIPVGEVARQYIDGRLTGDDEVALAHAGPEDGYLPLSEPLVNLRASLAAALGAGVITAELHDRVIAAAKRCYFPERTRDRIWTEASLAVAEIERLEDFLAAGAVDQKRRDAESLLGHLASLVTPSRPAPFVFNASHYFDVLYERDRRVEHGDNTVPLSDIALHAALHRPDFAEINNAALGRLLALQLAEAVGVKADAEAIAAEARRFCVARGISSTEALLRWCRSNDLTEEEFDALIAELATERAMRHWMISRRFLARTTKPVLNELRLRGLYQTIAEEAAFMQRVSDLHFGGTAQQSQETTEELILDHLAHTPCRIDAPLDVWAYEFGFKDVLDLRIDLVRAKKVRDLVRDLAAEAESALREVAASHSALEEEMKD, via the coding sequence ATGACAGGGGCTTCGGGCAAGGGCGGGCGTATGAAGATATGTGTTTTCCTTGGTCCGACCATGGCCGTCGAGGACGCCAGAGTGATCCTGCCGGATGCGGTGTATCTGCCTCCGGCCGCTCAGGCCGACATCCTCAGCGCCATGACCATTCACCGGCCGGATGTGATCGCCCTGATCGACGGCGTCTTCGGCCAGTCGCTGTCGGTCTGGCACAAGGAGATCCTGTTCGCGCTCTCCAGGGGGGTCGCGGTCTATGGCGCATCCAGCATGGGTGCGCTGAGGGCGGCTGAATGCCATGGCTTCGGCATGATTCCGGTTGGCGAGGTCGCGCGGCAGTACATCGATGGACGCCTGACCGGCGACGACGAGGTGGCGCTGGCCCATGCCGGCCCTGAGGACGGCTATCTCCCGCTGTCCGAACCGCTGGTGAATCTGCGTGCCAGCCTGGCGGCGGCCCTGGGTGCCGGAGTCATCACTGCGGAACTGCACGACCGGGTGATCGCGGCCGCCAAACGCTGCTATTTTCCCGAACGGACGCGCGACCGGATTTGGACCGAGGCCTCGCTGGCTGTCGCGGAAATCGAGCGGCTGGAGGATTTTCTTGCCGCCGGCGCGGTCGATCAGAAGCGCCGCGATGCGGAATCGCTGCTTGGCCATCTGGCAAGTCTGGTCACTCCGTCGCGCCCGGCGCCCTTCGTCTTCAACGCGTCGCATTATTTCGACGTGCTGTATGAACGCGATCGTCGGGTGGAGCATGGCGACAACACCGTTCCGTTGTCGGACATCGCCCTACATGCCGCCCTGCACCGGCCGGATTTCGCCGAGATCAACAATGCCGCGCTTGGCCGTCTGCTGGCGCTGCAACTGGCCGAAGCCGTCGGGGTGAAGGCGGATGCCGAAGCCATCGCCGCCGAGGCCCGGCGCTTCTGCGTGGCCCGTGGCATCAGCTCCACGGAGGCCTTGCTGCGCTGGTGCCGCAGCAACGATCTGACGGAGGAGGAGTTCGACGCGCTGATCGCCGAGTTGGCCACCGAGCGGGCGATGCGTCACTGGATGATTTCCCGGCGTTTCCTTGCACGGACGACGAAGCCCGTCTTGAATGAACTGCGGTTGCGTGGCCTCTATCAGACAATCGCGGAGGAGGCCGCCTTCATGCAACGTGTGTCGGACCTGCATTTCGGCGGGACCGCCCAGCAATCGCAGGAGACGACCGAAGAGTTGATCCTGGATCACCTCGCTCACACCCCCTGCCGGATCGATGCTCCGCTCGACGTCTGGGCTTATGAATTCGGGTTCAAGGATGTCCTGGATCTCAGGATCGACCTGGTTCGGGCCAAGAAGGTGCGCGACCTCGTCCGCGACCTCGCCGCGGAAGCCGAGTCGGCGCTGCGCGAGGTTGCAGCCAGCCATTCCGCGCTTGAAGAGGAGATGAAGGATTGA
- a CDS encoding YcaO-like family protein: MQASTHPAVPGQTDPLSADPPRSAVGIRLGDTIHTAAKKFFTGTHRTATPEETLARITPHLGRCGITRLADVTGLDRVGIHTVLGHRPNSSTLAGSAGKGFSLVAATVSAAMEGIECYHAETMRLPHIEAAWNDLPEDGRIPSDRLQGSKDCAFQPDRPEFWTWGWDLIGGRSVAAPWTAVGLHSVAGARPGPRSFYSADTNGLASGNHILEAVASGLCEVMERDAVSCWSRACDELQIPTPQVDLSTIEYPTVRDLLRRFDEAGVRPLLFDVTNDLGLPTYMALVYDRDVRNMGMSRGYGSHLEPAVAMCRALTEAVQARLVMIAGSRDDFFRRDMIRNQNADGASGIAALEAQPAVVDGRRHSDLSTPTFEGDIAVLLGMLQRAGLSQVLVFDLTQAEIGIPVVRVIVPGLEGYRSDFYAPGSRSHSFAEAVRMRMAAGGGTA, encoded by the coding sequence ATGCAGGCCTCGACACACCCGGCAGTGCCCGGTCAAACCGACCCGCTTTCCGCCGATCCGCCGCGTTCGGCAGTTGGCATCAGGTTGGGGGATACCATCCACACCGCTGCGAAGAAGTTTTTCACCGGCACCCACCGCACGGCGACGCCGGAAGAGACGCTGGCGCGCATCACTCCTCATCTGGGGCGCTGCGGGATCACCAGGCTGGCCGATGTGACGGGTCTGGACCGGGTCGGCATCCACACCGTGCTCGGCCATCGTCCGAACAGTTCAACCCTGGCGGGAAGCGCCGGAAAGGGCTTCAGTCTCGTGGCTGCCACAGTGTCGGCTGCGATGGAGGGCATCGAATGCTACCATGCGGAGACGATGCGTCTGCCGCATATTGAAGCCGCCTGGAACGACCTGCCTGAAGACGGGCGCATTCCGTCCGACCGGCTTCAGGGCAGTAAGGACTGTGCGTTTCAACCGGACAGGCCGGAATTCTGGACCTGGGGTTGGGATTTGATCGGCGGCCGTTCGGTTGCTGCTCCCTGGACCGCTGTGGGACTGCACAGCGTCGCGGGCGCCAGACCGGGGCCGCGCAGCTTCTATTCTGCGGACACCAATGGCTTAGCCAGCGGCAATCACATCCTCGAAGCCGTTGCCTCCGGACTTTGCGAAGTGATGGAGCGCGATGCGGTTTCTTGTTGGAGCAGGGCCTGCGACGAGTTGCAGATACCGACTCCGCAGGTCGATCTGTCCACCATCGAGTATCCGACGGTCCGTGACCTCCTGCGCCGCTTCGATGAGGCCGGGGTCCGCCCGCTGCTGTTCGACGTCACCAACGATCTCGGCCTGCCCACCTACATGGCGCTGGTTTACGATCGCGATGTGCGGAACATGGGCATGAGCCGCGGTTACGGCAGCCACCTGGAACCGGCCGTCGCGATGTGCCGCGCTCTGACCGAGGCGGTTCAAGCCCGGTTGGTGATGATCGCCGGCTCCCGCGACGATTTTTTCCGGCGGGACATGATCCGCAACCAGAATGCCGATGGAGCGTCCGGAATCGCGGCTCTGGAAGCTCAGCCGGCCGTTGTCGATGGGCGTCGTCATTCCGATCTGTCCACACCGACATTCGAGGGCGACATCGCCGTGCTGCTGGGAATGCTGCAACGGGCGGGACTGTCGCAGGTTCTTGTCTTCGATCTGACCCAGGCCGAAATCGGGATACCGGTTGTCCGGGTTATCGTTCCCGGCCTGGAAGGCTATCGTTCCGATTTCTACGCGCCGGGATCGCGCTCGCACAGCTTTGCCGAAGCGGTCAGAATGCGGATGGCCGCCGGTGGGGGCACGGCATGA